A portion of the Hyalangium minutum genome contains these proteins:
- a CDS encoding aspartate aminotransferase family protein — MTTRVEDILRRGFEDFREFVNPLIALRAEVAGEPLRVVHAQEGRLEDAEGHLIEDFHGTQAFGHRNPTIAAAVREFLDTDSPSWFPSRVNPYAGSLARRLCERTGHYSNAFFASSGSEAVEAALKLARAVTRRPRVLSLDRAYHGCTMGSCGLMMPGTFRDPFEPHLPGVGPLPFGDIDALSKALAQKDVAAVVVEPIQLEGGVRPLSPTYIDALCELTQRHGTFLVADEVQTGLGRTGRFLASERWPRRPECVLLAKHLGGGLLPISAMLTRRDLFETAYGKNFETAEAHNCTFSGSAMVCVAAHAALDLLTDSLIERVRDVGASFRAGLTEALGSLPLFEEIRGEGLVAGIVLKPTEHPWLSFEHFGMEDLAHRPTVGLLLCHRLYKRGYFCFVCGHDWSVLRLQPRFTIAEEALATFTRVAREELEFLCNLD, encoded by the coding sequence ATGACGACCCGAGTCGAGGACATCCTGCGGCGGGGGTTCGAGGACTTCCGCGAGTTCGTCAACCCGCTCATCGCCCTGCGCGCCGAGGTCGCCGGGGAGCCCCTGCGCGTCGTGCACGCCCAAGAGGGCCGCCTGGAGGACGCCGAGGGCCACCTCATCGAGGACTTCCACGGCACTCAGGCCTTCGGGCACCGCAACCCCACGATCGCGGCGGCGGTGCGCGAGTTCCTGGACACGGACTCGCCCTCCTGGTTCCCATCGCGCGTCAACCCGTACGCGGGGAGCCTGGCGCGGCGCCTGTGCGAGCGCACGGGGCACTACTCCAATGCCTTCTTCGCGAGCTCGGGCAGCGAGGCCGTGGAGGCGGCACTCAAGCTGGCGCGGGCCGTGACGCGCAGGCCACGGGTGCTTTCGCTCGATCGCGCCTACCACGGCTGCACGATGGGGAGCTGCGGGCTGATGATGCCCGGGACGTTCCGGGACCCCTTCGAGCCGCACCTGCCAGGAGTGGGTCCCCTGCCCTTCGGAGACATCGACGCGCTCTCGAAGGCCCTCGCTCAGAAAGATGTGGCTGCGGTGGTGGTGGAGCCCATCCAGCTCGAAGGTGGCGTGCGGCCCCTGTCACCCACGTACATCGATGCGCTGTGCGAGCTGACCCAGCGACACGGCACATTCCTCGTGGCCGACGAGGTGCAGACAGGCCTGGGGCGCACTGGCCGATTCCTCGCGAGTGAGCGCTGGCCGCGCCGTCCCGAGTGCGTGCTGCTGGCGAAGCACCTCGGCGGAGGGCTCCTGCCGATCTCGGCGATGCTGACCCGGCGCGACCTGTTCGAGACCGCGTACGGGAAGAACTTCGAGACAGCCGAGGCCCACAACTGCACCTTCAGCGGGAGCGCGATGGTGTGCGTCGCGGCGCATGCGGCGTTGGACCTGTTGACGGACTCCCTTATCGAGCGCGTTCGAGACGTGGGAGCCAGCTTCCGAGCCGGGCTCACGGAAGCGCTGGGGTCGCTGCCCCTCTTCGAGGAGATCCGAGGCGAGGGACTGGTCGCGGGCATCGTGCTGAAGCCGACGGAGCACCCGTGGCTGTCCTTCGAGCACTTCGGCATGGAGGACCTGGCGCACCGGCCCACCGTGGGACTGCTGCTGTGCCACCGGCTGTATAAGCGCGGTTATTTCTGTTTCGTCTGTGGACACGACTGGAGCGTGCTGCGGCTGCAGCCGCGCTTCACCATCGCGGAGGAAGCGCTGGCCACCTTCACCCGGGTTGCCCGGGAGGAACTGGAGTTCCTGTGCAATCTCGACTGA
- a CDS encoding SDR family NAD(P)-dependent oxidoreductase: protein MQSRLNPPKALVFGGTGSVGEHVLRGLARANVPTAFTWNQSRERAHALASELSMRPVQVDLSDAAATRAALRVLREEGFVPSLFIHCAGVNQGASLADITDEKWSKAMAVNCQSAFIACQELAPAMAQAGEGHFVLVGALDRTQSAPSPVHFAASQGALSAMAMALAKELGPKGVRINVVALGLLESGLSREVGEKLVSDYKGFSALRRLGRPEEAAKAILWLALENTYMNGKVLPVNGGI from the coding sequence GTGCAATCTCGACTGAATCCTCCCAAGGCGCTGGTGTTCGGAGGCACAGGCTCGGTGGGTGAGCATGTCCTCCGGGGCCTGGCTCGCGCGAACGTTCCCACAGCCTTCACCTGGAACCAGTCCCGCGAGCGGGCGCACGCCCTGGCGAGCGAACTCTCGATGCGCCCGGTGCAGGTGGATCTCTCGGACGCCGCAGCGACGCGCGCAGCACTTCGAGTCCTGCGAGAAGAGGGCTTCGTCCCCAGCCTGTTCATCCACTGCGCGGGAGTAAACCAAGGCGCCTCGCTCGCGGACATCACTGACGAGAAGTGGTCCAAGGCGATGGCGGTGAACTGCCAGTCCGCCTTCATCGCTTGCCAGGAACTGGCGCCTGCGATGGCACAGGCCGGTGAGGGCCACTTCGTGTTGGTGGGAGCGCTAGACCGGACGCAGTCAGCGCCCTCGCCCGTGCACTTCGCGGCATCCCAGGGAGCCCTGTCCGCCATGGCGATGGCCCTGGCCAAAGAACTGGGCCCCAAAGGCGTGCGCATCAACGTGGTAGCACTGGGGCTTCTGGAGAGCGGCCTGTCGCGCGAAGTCGGCGAGAAGCTCGTGAGTGACTACAAAGGCTTCAGCGCGCTCCGCCGCCTCGGCCGTCCCGAGGAGGCAGCAAAGGCCATCCTGTGGCTCGCGCTCGAGAACACGTACATGAACGGCAAAGTGTTGCCCGTGAACGGCGGTATCTGA
- a CDS encoding vWA domain-containing protein, whose amino-acid sequence MKFHVALACLYLAASTGCSKPEMAVKNLCTGGKPRNFAPNGFSLVFKAEYIDEVDEGRRVFEPITDLQELQGEVKLAVDDGGNTTGKESQPSLIQKPQNVALKTLILIDGSGSIYDEQSNTENKIKDAVRQFLQNIDDARHIIGIYKFYGDRTKIEPIHGFSPERLQRLDRNYYASTDEWKAEWLKDRDAMLKSMEPTSTPTIARAGTSTALHDALRISLDTIQNIGKGTPAPGGPLPSVLVKTLIVFTDGKDEVAAGSDYTSTKGTAIVSADAFKANTNNTVLVAGVAKEDDDLDNDLLEQVASPNGLFLSDKFDLLGDAFRRFAEKAAAKANKYYQFSMCSNRRGQAKIGAILRISHPQYQEGQMSFSYDASQFVDPTSETPCNLNAAQACEWSDASGS is encoded by the coding sequence ATGAAATTCCACGTTGCACTTGCTTGCCTATATTTAGCAGCCTCAACAGGCTGCAGCAAACCTGAAATGGCAGTAAAAAACCTTTGCACTGGCGGCAAGCCGCGTAATTTCGCGCCCAATGGATTCTCGTTGGTATTTAAGGCCGAGTACATCGACGAAGTGGACGAGGGGAGACGTGTATTTGAACCAATCACCGATCTCCAAGAACTTCAAGGCGAAGTCAAACTGGCGGTGGACGACGGCGGCAATACAACGGGCAAAGAAAGCCAGCCGAGCCTTATTCAGAAGCCACAAAACGTCGCCCTGAAGACCTTAATTCTAATCGATGGCTCAGGCAGCATCTATGACGAACAATCGAACACCGAAAACAAGATTAAAGATGCTGTAAGGCAGTTCCTCCAAAATATAGATGATGCTCGCCACATCATCGGGATTTACAAATTCTATGGAGATCGCACCAAGATTGAGCCCATTCATGGGTTTTCTCCGGAGCGCCTCCAACGGCTTGACCGCAACTACTACGCATCAACGGACGAGTGGAAAGCCGAGTGGCTTAAAGATCGTGATGCGATGCTGAAGTCGATGGAGCCGACTTCGACTCCCACGATAGCAAGAGCCGGAACGTCAACAGCTCTGCATGATGCGCTTAGAATCTCGTTGGATACCATCCAAAACATTGGCAAGGGAACTCCTGCCCCCGGCGGCCCCCTACCTTCCGTGCTGGTAAAGACCCTGATTGTCTTTACGGATGGGAAGGATGAAGTCGCTGCTGGCAGTGATTATACCTCTACGAAGGGAACTGCTATCGTCTCAGCCGATGCATTCAAGGCCAACACAAACAACACCGTTCTCGTCGCGGGTGTAGCCAAAGAAGACGACGACCTAGACAATGACTTACTTGAACAGGTCGCTTCGCCGAATGGCTTGTTTCTCTCGGATAAATTCGACCTGCTAGGCGACGCCTTCCGCCGCTTTGCAGAAAAAGCCGCTGCCAAGGCGAATAAATATTACCAGTTCAGCATGTGCTCAAACCGTCGCGGGCAAGCCAAGATTGGCGCCATCTTGCGCATCAGCCATCCTCAGTATCAGGAAGGTCAGATGTCGTTCAGCTATGACGCAAGTCAGTTTGTTGATCCCACGTCCGAGACCCCTTGCAATTTGAACGCAGCTCAGGCCTGCGAGTGGTCGGATGCTTCTGGCTCTTGA
- a CDS encoding sterol desaturase family protein translates to MDTNDYYALIVPVFFLLMGLEAWGLRRRGLRAYVLPDTLANLSCGMGQVLVGIFTGGFLLALYDGFQRTFAVVRWEEGSPVPWVLAFVGVDFCYYWFHRGSHAVAGLWAIHEVHHQSEEMNFSVAVRQPWISDISALLFFWPLPLLGVPMEKFFLAVGCLSLYEAMQHTRLIQRTGAWGWVFNTPAYHRVHHGKDAEYLDRNFGSTLILWDRLFGTFQPETHEPAYGTRRALASWNPLWAQFQPFVELVRRAGRARNWRDAVKMWLLPPGWRAPGEVEEPDPSTRPSKDVPRWLAIYAVLQFLLLAVLGSALQWLGGGVGMAGSAVIVGLVLWGTGTIGALFEGKPWALRLELLRLLLSANLAILATMSLKAVWLAPTAGCFLSSGGALFFFSSRATPLNQEPEASDHSQA, encoded by the coding sequence ATGGATACGAACGACTACTACGCGCTGATCGTTCCGGTGTTCTTCCTGTTGATGGGGCTCGAGGCCTGGGGGCTGCGGCGCCGGGGGCTGCGGGCGTACGTGCTGCCGGACACGCTGGCGAACCTGTCGTGCGGGATGGGGCAGGTGCTGGTGGGGATCTTCACGGGAGGGTTCTTGCTGGCGCTGTACGACGGATTCCAGCGGACGTTCGCGGTGGTGCGGTGGGAGGAGGGCTCGCCAGTGCCGTGGGTGCTGGCGTTCGTGGGAGTGGACTTCTGCTACTACTGGTTCCACCGGGGCTCGCACGCGGTGGCGGGGCTGTGGGCGATCCACGAGGTGCACCATCAGAGCGAGGAGATGAACTTCTCGGTGGCGGTCCGGCAGCCGTGGATCTCGGACATCAGTGCGCTGCTGTTCTTCTGGCCGCTGCCGCTGTTGGGCGTGCCGATGGAGAAGTTCTTCCTGGCGGTGGGGTGCTTGTCGCTCTACGAGGCGATGCAGCACACGCGGCTCATCCAGCGAACGGGGGCGTGGGGCTGGGTGTTCAACACGCCCGCGTACCACCGGGTGCACCACGGGAAGGACGCGGAGTACCTGGATCGGAACTTCGGCTCGACGCTGATCCTCTGGGACCGGCTGTTCGGCACGTTCCAGCCGGAGACGCATGAGCCGGCGTACGGAACGAGACGTGCGCTGGCGAGCTGGAACCCTCTCTGGGCGCAGTTCCAGCCGTTCGTCGAGCTGGTGCGGCGGGCGGGGCGGGCACGGAACTGGCGAGACGCAGTGAAGATGTGGCTCTTGCCGCCGGGCTGGCGCGCCCCGGGCGAGGTGGAGGAACCGGATCCCTCCACGAGGCCAAGCAAGGATGTCCCCCGATGGCTGGCGATCTACGCCGTGCTGCAGTTCCTGCTGTTGGCGGTGCTAGGCAGTGCGCTCCAGTGGCTGGGCGGAGGCGTAGGGATGGCGGGCTCTGCGGTGATCGTTGGCTTGGTATTGTGGGGCACGGGGACCATCGGTGCCTTGTTCGAAGGGAAGCCGTGGGCTCTCAGGCTTGAGTTGCTGAGGTTGCTCCTCTCTGCAAACTTGGCAATTCTGGCTACGATGAGCCTAAAGGCCGTATGGCTCGCGCCCACCGCTGGGTGCTTTTTGAGCAGCGGCGGTGCGCTCTTTTTTTTCTCCTCTCGCGCTACGCCGCTGAATCAAGAGCCAGAAGCATCCGACCACTCGCAGGCCTGA
- a CDS encoding radical SAM protein: MADAQLRTTTGLCDRCFRSVEATLWRSNGQVVMRKRCPEHGASEALISSNADWYESIMQEAPALQAPVALKQVSQGCPYDCGPCTRHEQKVQLPIVPISSACNLDCPICYTHNRNAGAYHMSEEQLRAILGHLRRAAPDKRIINLTGGEPTQHPAFERLVELCREEGIHRITVSTHGLRFLKDEYLLERLAQLEARVILSFDSFKPETNKQMLGGRLLESKLKVLQLLEKHAVDTTLLPVLARGYNDSEVGDFVKLGLEKDFIRSVELHTMTFTGQGGTKFDRKARYTPYDVLVDLEQQTGGQLRVTDFVPSPAAHPLCYQVTYLLKLGDGRWLPYPRFMDRADLRAMLGGMLYLEPSAEMEQRLQDVINRLWSGELACEDSGAVLATLKDLVGRLMAPGVSAAERLKLAERSSKAIYLHSHMDEETFDTDRIRQCCVGIREPDGSNIPSCAYNVLYRNRDGRFQQRPAPSLTTLGPGRL, translated from the coding sequence ATGGCGGATGCTCAGCTGCGGACGACGACGGGCCTGTGCGATCGGTGCTTCCGCAGCGTGGAGGCCACGCTCTGGCGGAGCAACGGTCAGGTCGTGATGCGCAAGAGGTGCCCGGAGCACGGCGCGTCCGAGGCGCTGATCTCCTCGAATGCGGACTGGTACGAGTCGATCATGCAGGAGGCGCCAGCGCTGCAGGCTCCGGTGGCGCTGAAGCAGGTGTCACAGGGATGCCCGTACGACTGTGGCCCGTGTACGCGGCACGAGCAGAAGGTGCAGCTGCCGATCGTGCCGATCTCGTCGGCGTGCAACCTGGACTGCCCCATCTGCTACACGCACAACCGGAACGCGGGCGCGTACCACATGTCCGAGGAGCAGTTGCGTGCCATCCTGGGGCACTTGCGGCGGGCGGCGCCGGACAAGCGGATCATCAACCTGACGGGCGGGGAGCCTACGCAGCACCCGGCGTTCGAGCGGCTGGTGGAGCTGTGCCGCGAGGAGGGGATCCACCGGATCACGGTGTCCACGCACGGGCTGCGGTTCCTGAAGGACGAGTACCTGCTGGAGCGGCTGGCGCAGTTGGAGGCGCGGGTCATCCTCTCGTTTGACTCGTTCAAGCCCGAGACGAACAAGCAGATGCTGGGCGGGCGGCTGCTGGAGTCGAAGCTGAAGGTGCTGCAGCTGCTGGAGAAGCACGCGGTGGACACGACGCTGCTGCCGGTGCTGGCGCGGGGGTACAACGACTCGGAGGTGGGCGACTTCGTGAAGCTGGGCCTGGAGAAGGACTTCATCCGGAGCGTGGAGCTCCACACGATGACGTTCACGGGGCAGGGCGGGACGAAGTTCGATCGGAAGGCGCGGTACACGCCCTATGACGTGCTGGTGGACCTGGAGCAGCAGACAGGGGGGCAGCTTCGGGTGACGGACTTCGTGCCGTCGCCGGCGGCGCACCCGCTCTGCTACCAGGTGACATATCTGCTGAAGCTGGGGGACGGGCGGTGGCTGCCGTATCCGCGGTTCATGGACCGGGCGGACCTGCGGGCGATGCTGGGCGGGATGCTGTACCTGGAGCCGAGCGCGGAGATGGAGCAGCGGCTGCAGGATGTGATCAACCGCCTCTGGTCCGGGGAGCTGGCGTGTGAGGACTCCGGAGCGGTGCTGGCGACGCTGAAGGATCTGGTGGGGCGGCTGATGGCGCCAGGGGTGAGTGCAGCCGAGCGGCTGAAGTTGGCGGAGCGAAGCTCGAAGGCGATCTACCTGCACTCGCACATGGATGAGGAGACGTTCGATACCGATCGAATCCGCCAGTGCTGCGTGGGGATCCGGGAGCCAGATGGGAGCAACATCCCATCGTGCGCGTATAACGTGCTGTACCGGAACCGGGACGGGCGCTTCCAGCAGCGGCCGGCGCCTTCGCTGACCACGTTGGGGCCTGGGCGGCTCTGA
- a CDS encoding clostripain-related cysteine peptidase: MRVQNPSSNAAQRSSSTSPSSSTPTTKALPPSRSNELVPKPTDGFESPASRSRQPSKNLLTGDSASQALATPKPGTPATPAANTISPKDIPAADWTVFVHLNADNNLEDFGKDDLNEMEAGGGSIEGKLNMIALVDGGTRKDADGWNTSSRLMYVTRDPNNSSKLTSKEIAVDPSSDLGKMLAKGEIDSGSPEVLRAALDYVQRNTESKHYMVDLWDHGNGWKGVSYDDNPNSSIDMPELQKALSGLPQKIDVVAADACLMATVEVADTAKAAGADYLVGSEELEPGTGWDYKDLLGRMNKLFAGKEPVTAEQMSKAIQESYAAGPRDNVTMSVTDLSKLDGLNSKLNSFSDALVKAGGLQDKTIRQAYDKSLRMDDADQMDLGDFAKRVSNSTKDTALKAAADQLVAELAQTTTAKSAKGADSKWTAQTGLTIYAPKGGVDAQYKQTGSAWLNSHWNNVIKTYNATRVS, from the coding sequence ATGAGAGTACAAAATCCTTCCTCGAACGCCGCACAGCGCTCCTCCTCCACCTCTCCTTCGAGCTCCACGCCGACGACCAAGGCGCTCCCGCCCTCTCGCTCCAACGAGCTGGTACCGAAGCCCACGGATGGATTTGAGTCTCCCGCCAGCCGCTCCCGGCAGCCCAGCAAGAACCTGCTGACCGGTGACTCGGCCTCGCAGGCCCTGGCCACGCCGAAGCCGGGCACCCCCGCCACCCCGGCCGCCAACACCATCAGCCCCAAGGACATCCCGGCCGCCGACTGGACCGTGTTCGTCCACCTCAACGCCGACAACAACCTCGAGGACTTCGGCAAGGACGACCTCAACGAGATGGAGGCCGGTGGCGGCTCCATCGAGGGCAAGCTGAACATGATCGCCCTGGTCGACGGCGGCACGCGCAAGGACGCGGACGGCTGGAACACCAGCTCCCGGCTCATGTACGTGACGCGCGATCCGAACAACTCCAGCAAGCTCACCTCGAAAGAGATCGCCGTGGACCCGAGCTCGGACCTCGGCAAGATGCTGGCCAAGGGCGAGATCGACTCCGGCAGCCCCGAGGTGCTCCGCGCCGCGCTCGACTACGTGCAGCGCAACACCGAGTCCAAGCACTACATGGTGGACCTGTGGGATCACGGCAACGGCTGGAAGGGCGTCTCCTATGACGACAACCCCAACAGCAGCATCGACATGCCTGAGCTCCAGAAGGCGCTCTCCGGTCTGCCCCAGAAGATCGACGTGGTCGCCGCCGACGCGTGCCTGATGGCCACCGTCGAGGTTGCCGACACCGCCAAGGCGGCCGGCGCGGACTACCTGGTGGGCAGCGAGGAGCTCGAGCCCGGCACCGGCTGGGACTACAAGGATCTGCTCGGCCGCATGAACAAGCTGTTCGCGGGCAAGGAGCCCGTCACCGCCGAGCAGATGTCCAAGGCCATTCAGGAGTCCTACGCCGCGGGCCCCCGCGACAACGTCACCATGTCGGTGACGGACCTGTCCAAGCTGGACGGGCTCAACAGCAAGCTGAACTCCTTCAGCGACGCGCTCGTGAAGGCGGGCGGCCTGCAGGACAAGACGATCCGCCAGGCCTACGACAAGTCCCTGCGCATGGATGACGCGGACCAGATGGACCTGGGCGACTTCGCCAAGCGCGTCTCCAACAGCACCAAGGACACCGCCCTGAAGGCCGCCGCGGATCAGCTCGTGGCCGAGCTGGCCCAGACGACCACGGCCAAGAGCGCCAAGGGCGCCGACTCGAAGTGGACTGCCCAGACGGGCCTCACCATCTACGCTCCGAAGGGCGGCGTGGATGCCCAATACAAGCAGACCGGTTCCGCGTGGCTCAACAGCCACTGGAACAACGTCATCAAGACCTACAACGCCACGCGCGTGAGCTGA
- a CDS encoding MGMT family protein, translating into MALRAKKTGSRPTAAKSAPVPFTEAVMKAVRAIPRGEVRSYSQVALYAGRPGAARGVGHELKLLQGGGGVPWWRVTRAGGVLAPPVAHEQARRLRAEGVEVQQRGEVFRVKAKR; encoded by the coding sequence ATGGCTCTCCGCGCGAAGAAGACCGGCTCCCGCCCCACCGCCGCCAAGAGCGCTCCCGTCCCCTTCACCGAGGCGGTCATGAAGGCAGTGCGCGCCATCCCCCGAGGCGAGGTGCGCTCGTACTCGCAGGTGGCGCTCTACGCGGGGCGGCCCGGAGCAGCACGAGGCGTGGGGCATGAGCTGAAGCTGCTGCAAGGTGGCGGGGGCGTGCCGTGGTGGCGCGTCACTCGCGCCGGAGGAGTCCTCGCGCCTCCCGTAGCCCACGAGCAGGCCCGCCGCCTGCGCGCCGAGGGCGTCGAGGTACAGCAGCGCGGCGAGGTGTTCCGCGTGAAGGCGAAGCGCTGA
- the clpX gene encoding ATP-dependent Clp protease ATP-binding subunit ClpX: MKKEHHVNLSCSFCGKSQREVRKLIAGPTVYICDECIKLCNDIIADENEREEGKPQVSLPTPTEIKAFLDDYVIGQDLAKKVLAVAVYNHYKRIYQKKGAARPRPGVKSTGNEDVELSKSNILLIGPTGSGKTLLAQSLARFLNVPFTIADATSLTEAGYVGEDVENIIQNLLHNADYDVEKASRGIVYIDEIDKIARKGDTPSATRDVGGEGVQQALLKIIEGTRANVTPRGGKKYNQQEYVQVDTTNILFICGGAFHGIDGIIKRRVGEKGLGFGARITHREERSVGELLAMVEPEDLMKFGMIPEFIGRLPVVATLNDLKEDDLVTILTQPKNALIKQYQKLFEIEKVKLTFSKESLRAIAREAMRRNSGARGLRAILEDAMLDIMYDVPFREGVKECKITEQVITKHEAPQIVLEKMEKKTA; the protein is encoded by the coding sequence GTGAAGAAGGAGCACCACGTCAATCTGTCCTGTTCGTTCTGCGGCAAGTCGCAGCGCGAGGTCCGCAAGCTCATCGCGGGCCCGACGGTCTATATCTGCGACGAATGCATCAAGCTGTGTAACGACATCATCGCGGACGAGAACGAGCGCGAGGAGGGCAAGCCGCAGGTCAGCTTGCCGACGCCTACGGAGATCAAGGCGTTCCTCGACGACTACGTGATCGGTCAAGACCTGGCGAAGAAGGTCCTCGCGGTGGCGGTGTACAACCACTACAAGCGCATCTACCAGAAGAAGGGAGCGGCGCGGCCTCGGCCCGGGGTGAAGTCCACGGGCAACGAGGATGTGGAGCTGAGCAAGAGCAACATCCTGCTCATCGGCCCCACGGGCAGCGGCAAGACGCTGCTGGCCCAGTCCCTGGCGCGCTTCCTCAACGTTCCGTTCACCATCGCCGACGCCACCAGCCTCACCGAGGCCGGCTATGTGGGTGAGGACGTCGAGAACATCATCCAGAACCTGCTCCACAACGCCGACTACGACGTGGAGAAGGCCTCGCGCGGCATCGTCTATATCGACGAGATCGACAAGATCGCGCGCAAGGGCGACACGCCGAGCGCCACCCGCGACGTGGGCGGCGAGGGCGTGCAGCAGGCGCTCCTCAAGATCATCGAGGGCACCCGGGCCAACGTCACGCCGCGCGGCGGGAAGAAGTACAACCAGCAGGAGTACGTCCAGGTCGACACGACGAACATCCTGTTCATCTGCGGCGGCGCGTTCCACGGCATCGACGGCATCATCAAGCGCCGCGTGGGTGAGAAGGGCCTGGGCTTCGGAGCGCGAATCACCCACCGCGAGGAGCGCAGCGTGGGTGAGCTGCTGGCCATGGTGGAGCCGGAGGATCTGATGAAGTTCGGGATGATCCCCGAGTTCATCGGCCGTCTGCCGGTGGTGGCCACGCTCAACGATCTCAAGGAGGACGATCTCGTCACGATCCTCACGCAGCCGAAGAACGCTCTGATCAAGCAGTACCAGAAGCTCTTCGAGATCGAGAAAGTGAAGCTGACCTTCTCGAAGGAGTCGCTGCGGGCGATCGCGCGGGAGGCCATGCGCCGCAACTCGGGAGCGCGCGGCCTGCGCGCCATCCTCGAGGACGCGATGCTGGACATCATGTACGACGTCCCGTTCCGCGAGGGCGTGAAGGAGTGCAAGATCACCGAGCAGGTGATCACCAAGCACGAGGCTCCGCAGATCGTGCTGGAGAAGATGGAGAAGAAGACGGCCTAG
- a CDS encoding AgmX/PglI C-terminal domain-containing protein — MLAAQELDPELSEQQWLFRQGDLVLGPMTGQQLVEKLFTGEMTGDTLIAPPGERDFVRIADVDAFKVHVARAVAKARVDADVRAERQRTMRYRLIAGGVGAAVTVALAIGAWQVARWAAVHGPGGEEDEYAGISVDLPTIAVAQARKDDQELFAYPSSSPRPPDKVASAETKPKPSGTPNTSPTVPAAAVATKKPGGSVSTEPDGLQMSTEFDQASINKVVSSNQKTLFRCLKEEAARRPGFAAKIPIEFVIGNDGRVSKLWVDHPQLKQGPLYECFLGELKKWPFKPYKGELASVNLSFKVG, encoded by the coding sequence ATGTTGGCCGCGCAAGAGCTGGATCCCGAGCTGAGTGAGCAGCAGTGGTTGTTCCGTCAGGGCGATCTCGTCCTGGGCCCGATGACCGGGCAGCAGCTCGTGGAGAAGCTGTTCACGGGCGAGATGACCGGGGACACGCTGATTGCCCCTCCGGGCGAGCGGGACTTCGTGCGCATCGCGGACGTGGACGCCTTCAAGGTCCACGTGGCGCGGGCCGTCGCCAAGGCGCGTGTGGACGCGGATGTCCGTGCCGAGCGCCAGCGCACGATGCGCTACCGGCTGATCGCCGGTGGCGTCGGCGCGGCCGTGACGGTGGCCCTGGCCATTGGCGCGTGGCAGGTGGCGCGCTGGGCGGCGGTGCACGGGCCGGGCGGTGAAGAGGACGAGTACGCGGGCATCTCCGTGGACCTGCCCACCATCGCCGTGGCCCAGGCGCGCAAGGACGACCAGGAGCTCTTCGCGTACCCGTCCTCGAGCCCGCGCCCGCCGGACAAGGTGGCCAGTGCGGAGACGAAGCCCAAGCCCTCGGGCACGCCGAACACGTCGCCCACGGTGCCCGCCGCGGCGGTGGCCACGAAGAAGCCCGGCGGCAGCGTCTCCACCGAGCCGGACGGCCTGCAGATGAGCACCGAGTTCGATCAGGCCTCGATCAACAAGGTGGTCAGCAGCAACCAGAAGACGCTCTTCCGCTGCCTCAAAGAGGAGGCCGCACGCCGTCCGGGCTTCGCTGCGAAGATCCCGATCGAGTTCGTCATCGGCAACGACGGCCGGGTCTCCAAGCTCTGGGTGGATCACCCGCAGCTCAAGCAGGGCCCGCTCTACGAGTGCTTCCTGGGCGAGCTGAAGAAGTGGCCCTTCAAGCCCTACAAAGGCGAGCTGGCGTCGGTGAACCTGTCGTTCAAGGTTGGTTAG
- a CDS encoding tRNA pseudouridine synthase A codes for MPRTPVALWIWYLGGTFRGFQRQAQGPTVQESLENALREVGVPAAVMPSGRTDRGVHARMQGVSLRLEAGDSAEALAARLPAHLPPDLGLCVARKPHPSFHAQWSAEGKTYRYRVQLAGTVAPEWRPYVMEVAAEPRLAPHDITPERFSELLRMAEGQREFSAFHENSSPRKLRTLESATLHALGGGLFEVILRGDAFARYQVRYLVGSALLTAAGQLPEEQWRAALEQGERIPGLKAEASGLVLWEVRYPAKLDPFTPAERAAPPGLPEGPPFLGAPEG; via the coding sequence TTGCCCCGCACTCCCGTCGCCCTCTGGATCTGGTACCTCGGAGGAACCTTCCGAGGGTTCCAGCGCCAGGCCCAGGGGCCGACCGTCCAAGAATCCCTGGAGAACGCGCTGAGAGAGGTGGGTGTCCCTGCGGCCGTCATGCCTTCCGGGCGCACCGATCGCGGCGTACACGCTCGGATGCAGGGGGTCAGCCTGAGGTTGGAGGCCGGGGACTCGGCCGAGGCGCTCGCTGCTCGCCTCCCTGCCCACCTGCCCCCGGACTTGGGGCTGTGTGTGGCCCGGAAGCCCCACCCGTCCTTCCACGCCCAGTGGAGCGCGGAGGGAAAGACGTACCGGTACCGGGTCCAGTTGGCCGGCACTGTGGCGCCCGAGTGGCGGCCCTATGTGATGGAAGTAGCGGCAGAGCCCCGGCTCGCTCCGCATGACATCACTCCGGAGCGGTTCTCGGAACTGCTGAGAATGGCCGAGGGCCAGCGGGAGTTCTCCGCGTTCCACGAGAACTCCAGCCCGCGCAAGCTGCGCACGCTGGAGTCCGCCACCCTGCATGCGCTGGGCGGTGGGCTGTTCGAGGTGATCCTTCGGGGAGATGCCTTCGCGCGCTACCAGGTGCGCTACCTGGTGGGCTCGGCGCTGCTCACCGCCGCGGGACAGCTCCCCGAGGAGCAGTGGCGTGCGGCGCTGGAGCAGGGAGAGCGCATCCCCGGGCTCAAGGCGGAGGCCTCGGGGCTGGTGCTCTGGGAAGTGCGCTACCCGGCGAAGCTCGATCCGTTCACCCCCGCCGAGCGGGCCGCGCCCCCCGGTCTCCCGGAGGGGCCTCCCTTTCTCGGCGCGCCGGAGGGGTGA